One region of Coriobacteriia bacterium genomic DNA includes:
- a CDS encoding NlpC/P60 family protein: protein MVVRVLGPRARHALVAALVVALLGGLVVQAGATPSNEQIRKAEKRASEARTRLDDLAADLEERTEDYLAADDALKTTRARISEAEAELGSAMTELEGAEGQLNGRAAAMYRNGGIDWVEVVLGATDFKDLVTRMDLMRRIGQSDADLVQDVKAAKTTIEATKSSLERRRAEQVVQRNEAREARAGMTAAVSKQKRYLAELDSDLKKLIVAEKARQEKLARERAARAAAVATSGTVGRAGRPFVASALGEPHAAVIDIARRYVGVTWYVWGGTTPSGFDCSGLVQYCYREVGINLPRTSRQQYRVGAYIPPDRLDLLQPGDLVFFGRNGDPNRVHHVAFYIGGGQMIHAPQTGELVSEASLLARIESRGDYVGGVRP from the coding sequence GTGGTTGTGCGAGTGCTGGGTCCACGTGCGCGACACGCGCTTGTAGCAGCTCTTGTGGTCGCCCTTCTCGGGGGACTCGTCGTTCAGGCGGGCGCGACCCCCAGTAACGAGCAGATCCGCAAGGCTGAGAAGCGGGCCTCTGAAGCCCGCACGCGCCTCGACGACCTTGCCGCTGATCTCGAAGAGCGGACTGAAGACTATCTCGCCGCCGACGACGCGCTGAAGACCACCCGAGCTCGCATCAGTGAAGCTGAGGCGGAACTCGGTTCTGCGATGACGGAGCTCGAGGGCGCAGAGGGGCAGCTCAACGGGCGCGCGGCCGCCATGTATCGCAACGGGGGTATTGATTGGGTCGAGGTCGTGCTCGGTGCGACCGACTTCAAGGACCTCGTCACGCGCATGGATCTGATGCGACGGATCGGGCAGAGTGATGCCGACCTCGTGCAGGATGTGAAGGCCGCCAAGACCACCATTGAGGCCACGAAGTCATCCCTCGAGCGACGCCGTGCAGAGCAGGTAGTGCAGCGAAACGAGGCTCGTGAGGCGCGCGCGGGGATGACCGCCGCGGTCTCCAAGCAGAAGCGCTACCTCGCAGAACTCGATTCGGACCTCAAGAAACTCATCGTGGCGGAGAAGGCACGGCAGGAGAAGCTCGCTCGCGAACGGGCGGCGCGTGCGGCCGCTGTGGCCACGTCCGGGACAGTGGGCCGTGCCGGGCGTCCGTTCGTCGCGTCAGCGCTTGGCGAGCCGCATGCCGCAGTGATCGATATCGCCCGGAGATACGTGGGTGTGACGTGGTACGTGTGGGGTGGAACGACACCGTCAGGCTTCGACTGCTCCGGCCTCGTGCAGTACTGTTACCGCGAGGTCGGCATCAATCTGCCGCGCACGTCGCGCCAGCAGTATCGCGTCGGGGCGTACATCCCCCCTGATCGTCTGGACCTGCTTCAGCCGGGAGACCTCGTCTTCTTCGGGCGCAACGGCGATCCCAATCGCGTTCACCACGTGGCCTTCTATATCGGAGGCGGTCAGATGATCCACGCGCCGCAGACGGGTGAACTGGTCAGCGAAGCCTCGCTCCTCGCGCGGATCGAATCGAGAGGTGACTACGTCGGCGGCGTTCGACCCTGA
- a CDS encoding adenine phosphoribosyltransferase has translation MDLSSYIRDVPDWPKEGIIFKDITPLLASPEGFHAAIDTLCGDYAKHGVTKVMGAEARGFIFGGALAYRLGAGFVPARKPGKLPWETTTVTYDLEYGTDSLEVHADAFGPADVVLIVDDVLATGGTAAAKAKLVLETGARIAGFAFLIELDFLEGRSRLPEDLPIVSLIHID, from the coding sequence GTGGACCTTTCGAGCTACATCCGCGACGTGCCGGACTGGCCGAAGGAAGGCATCATCTTCAAGGACATCACGCCCCTGCTGGCGAGCCCTGAGGGGTTCCATGCCGCGATCGATACCCTGTGCGGTGACTACGCGAAGCACGGGGTCACCAAGGTCATGGGTGCCGAAGCACGAGGTTTCATCTTTGGCGGCGCGCTGGCCTATCGGCTCGGTGCGGGGTTCGTCCCTGCGCGCAAGCCCGGCAAACTGCCCTGGGAAACCACCACGGTGACCTACGATCTGGAGTACGGAACCGACTCTCTCGAGGTTCACGCGGACGCGTTCGGGCCCGCGGATGTCGTCCTGATCGTCGACGATGTACTCGCAACCGGCGGAACAGCGGCAGCGAAGGCCAAGCTGGTGCTGGAGACGGGGGCGAGAATCGCCGGCTTCGCGTTTCTCATCGAACTCGACTTCCTCGAGGGGCGCAGCAGGCTCCCCGAGGACCTGCCAATCGTATCGCTCATTCACATCGACTGA
- the hpt gene encoding hypoxanthine phosphoribosyltransferase produces the protein MIPDPPLPPECSRVVATSAQIATRVAELGARLAHDGGGDTVRLVTVLRGGVFFLADLCRAMECDVRLDFMAVAQYVPGQGGAVRVTKDLDDDIEGARVVLVEDIVDTGLTVNYVLGLLNARGAASVEVCALFDKPARRIADVPLAYRGFELSDRFLVGYGLDLGGRYRNLPYVAELRDEAVYG, from the coding sequence GTGATTCCCGATCCGCCGCTGCCCCCCGAGTGCTCTCGTGTGGTTGCGACGTCAGCTCAGATCGCGACGCGCGTGGCTGAACTGGGCGCCAGACTCGCTCATGACGGTGGTGGAGACACGGTACGGTTGGTCACCGTTTTGCGGGGAGGCGTGTTCTTCCTCGCTGACCTGTGCCGCGCGATGGAGTGTGATGTGAGGCTCGACTTCATGGCCGTTGCGCAGTACGTACCGGGGCAGGGGGGTGCCGTTCGCGTGACGAAGGACCTCGACGATGATATCGAGGGCGCGCGGGTGGTCCTTGTCGAAGACATCGTCGACACCGGCCTGACCGTCAACTACGTGCTCGGCCTTCTGAACGCAAGGGGGGCGGCGAGCGTCGAGGTGTGCGCACTGTTCGACAAGCCGGCGCGCAGGATCGCCGATGTCCCGCTGGCCTATCGTGGATTCGAACTGTCTGACCGGTTCTTGGTCGGCTACGGATTGGATCTAGGGGGGCGGTACCGCAACTTGCCCTACGTGGCCGAACTGCGCGATGAGGCAGTCTACGGATGA
- a CDS encoding MerR family transcriptional regulator — MSSRDYLTIGEVVQRLKGTYPDLSISKVRFLEDEGLICPERTQGGYRKFSQSDVARVEMILRLQKGHFLPLAVIKERLVEYDRGRVPAELERTGVAEEPLQVVVGDEDPVPVDDVPSAFGIPVTFVRELAEFGIVRLIVGERGDAVDRADVPSLHAAWDLRRFGVEPRHLRMYETFAEREAALFSQIVLPTFRHRTAESRQRLAETLSELGSLTDQLKGRLLRRALTKSFEDFS; from the coding sequence GTGAGCAGCAGAGACTACCTGACCATCGGTGAGGTTGTTCAGCGTTTGAAGGGCACCTATCCCGATCTGTCCATCTCCAAGGTGCGGTTCTTGGAGGACGAGGGCCTCATCTGCCCTGAGCGCACCCAAGGTGGCTATCGGAAGTTCAGCCAGTCCGACGTCGCTCGGGTCGAGATGATTCTGCGCCTCCAGAAGGGGCACTTCCTGCCGCTGGCGGTCATCAAAGAGCGGCTTGTCGAGTACGATCGCGGTCGCGTTCCCGCTGAGTTGGAGCGCACGGGAGTCGCCGAGGAGCCCCTGCAGGTCGTCGTGGGCGACGAGGATCCGGTTCCGGTCGACGATGTGCCCTCCGCGTTCGGGATTCCCGTGACGTTCGTGCGCGAGCTTGCCGAGTTCGGTATCGTGCGGCTCATCGTCGGCGAGCGGGGGGACGCCGTCGACCGGGCGGACGTTCCATCGCTTCATGCCGCATGGGATCTGCGGCGTTTCGGCGTCGAGCCCCGTCATCTCCGCATGTACGAGACGTTCGCCGAACGTGAGGCGGCCCTGTTCTCACAGATCGTGCTTCCTACCTTTCGGCACCGCACCGCGGAGTCACGCCAGCGCCTCGCCGAGACGCTCTCAGAGCTTGGCAGCCTGACAGATCAACTGAAAGGCCGGTTGCTTCGCAGGGCGCTAACCAAGTCCTTCGAGGACTTCTCCTGA
- a CDS encoding FHA domain-containing protein produces the protein MRECRVCGADISADASGCPACGTSQSDATESFEPVVAELHHDSAFGEAKQGPVLVVRKGPETGESFYLERETLNIGRDPESDIFLNDMTVSRRHARLEVSSGEVTVHDDGSLNGTYVNGVCVDVAQLSDGDVLQIGMFQMVYSAGRHRS, from the coding sequence GTGCGTGAATGCAGGGTGTGCGGTGCGGACATCAGTGCCGACGCTTCGGGTTGCCCGGCGTGCGGTACCTCGCAGTCCGATGCCACCGAGTCGTTCGAGCCGGTCGTAGCTGAGCTTCATCATGACTCAGCCTTCGGGGAAGCCAAACAGGGCCCCGTACTCGTTGTGCGCAAGGGGCCGGAGACGGGTGAGAGCTTCTACCTTGAGCGTGAGACCCTGAACATCGGCAGAGACCCCGAGAGCGACATCTTCCTCAATGACATGACCGTGTCACGCCGACACGCTCGGCTTGAGGTCTCTTCAGGCGAGGTCACCGTGCATGATGACGGCTCGTTGAACGGGACGTACGTCAATGGCGTATGCGTTGACGTCGCGCAGCTCTCAGACGGTGACGTTCTGCAGATCGGCATGTTCCAGATGGTCTACTCAGCGGGGCGTCATCGCTCGTGA
- a CDS encoding biotin/lipoate A/B protein ligase family protein, whose protein sequence is MKPVWRLLIDGPVDGALNMALDRAALQARDDGAVAPTLRLYGWARPTVTIGRFQGAEGVDRDYCAAEGIDVVRRPTGGRGVLHDDEVTYALIASADDGIPRGVAASYRHLSAALAEAYRLLGVDAALVHHDRTDTATAACYLSTTRADLSLGPLKLSGSAQVWSGATVLQHGSFTRSRDIGREARAFMLDTECAQRLARQTVTLDQALGEAPETPRITQAVVDAFGQILDVDLRLGSWTAHESELARAALASTRVCS, encoded by the coding sequence GTGAAGCCGGTATGGAGGCTCCTTATCGACGGCCCGGTCGACGGCGCCTTGAACATGGCGCTTGACCGGGCCGCGCTGCAGGCTCGGGACGACGGCGCGGTTGCGCCGACCCTTCGACTGTACGGATGGGCGCGTCCCACCGTGACGATCGGTCGTTTCCAGGGCGCTGAGGGAGTCGACCGCGACTACTGTGCCGCTGAGGGCATAGACGTGGTGCGGCGCCCTACGGGCGGCAGGGGGGTACTGCACGACGACGAGGTAACGTACGCCCTCATCGCTTCCGCCGACGACGGGATCCCGCGCGGTGTGGCTGCTTCGTATCGGCACCTGTCGGCCGCGTTGGCCGAGGCCTATCGTCTGTTGGGGGTAGACGCCGCGCTGGTGCACCACGACCGAACGGATACCGCGACCGCGGCATGCTACCTTTCGACGACGCGTGCGGATCTGTCGCTTGGGCCACTCAAGCTCTCTGGTTCGGCACAGGTGTGGTCGGGAGCGACGGTGCTACAGCACGGCTCGTTCACCCGAAGCCGCGATATAGGCCGCGAGGCTCGGGCGTTCATGCTGGATACCGAGTGCGCGCAGCGTCTCGCCCGACAGACCGTCACCCTGGACCAGGCGCTCGGCGAAGCCCCCGAGACCCCTCGCATCACCCAAGCCGTCGTCGACGCGTTCGGGCAGATCCTCGATGTCGACCTTCGCCTCGGTTCGTGGACCGCGCATGAGTCCGAGCTCGCACGCGCGGCTCTGGCCTCGACCCGCGTTTGTTCCTGA
- the gcvPB gene encoding aminomethyl-transferring glycine dehydrogenase subunit GcvPB — MSEHLANTPAGAPLPGPRTLIFDLGAPESSCVLAPALDVPDIDLDVVLGGAGRNEAPRLPHVTELEIMRHYAHLAEMNFGVDSGFYPLGSCTMKYNPRVNEDACRLEGFAGLHPYQPLETLQGALALMHGLATALGEISGLPGVTLQPSAGAHGELAALMVFRAAHEAAGDARKRVIIPETAHGTNPATVTMCGYETVTVASDPNGLVDVEALKAALDTDVAAFMLTNPNTLGLFDPRILEITEAVHAVGAYAYCDGANLNAIMGVTRPGDLGFDALHINLHKTFSTPHGGGGPGAGPVCVNDHLARFLPGPLPVAFPDGTFGLDWPEESLGRVRSFYGNFGVLVRAYTYIRAIGASGVRDAAEQAVLSANYLKERLRDAFEVPYDRTCMHEFVLSGSRQKKANGVRTLDMAKRLLDHGFHPPTVYFPLLVDEAMMIEPTETEPLSALDAFAEALIAIAGEAGSDPDLVKGAPYTTPVRRLDEARAARTPDLRWRPPQA; from the coding sequence ATGAGTGAGCATCTGGCCAACACGCCGGCAGGTGCGCCGTTGCCCGGACCTCGGACGTTGATATTCGACCTCGGAGCGCCTGAGTCTTCTTGTGTGCTCGCACCCGCTCTCGACGTGCCTGATATCGACCTTGACGTTGTGCTGGGTGGAGCAGGACGCAACGAAGCCCCGCGCCTTCCCCATGTCACTGAGCTCGAGATCATGCGGCACTACGCGCACCTTGCGGAGATGAACTTCGGGGTCGACTCCGGCTTCTACCCGCTTGGCAGCTGCACGATGAAATACAACCCCCGCGTCAACGAGGACGCATGTCGGCTCGAGGGCTTCGCCGGCCTTCATCCGTATCAACCCCTCGAGACGCTCCAGGGCGCACTGGCGCTCATGCACGGTTTGGCAACCGCACTCGGCGAGATATCGGGGCTGCCCGGCGTCACGCTGCAGCCATCCGCCGGCGCTCACGGTGAGCTTGCCGCGCTCATGGTCTTCCGTGCCGCCCACGAGGCGGCCGGAGACGCGCGCAAACGGGTGATCATCCCCGAGACCGCGCACGGCACGAATCCCGCCACCGTGACGATGTGTGGATACGAGACGGTAACCGTTGCCAGCGATCCGAACGGTCTCGTGGACGTGGAAGCGCTCAAGGCGGCGCTCGACACCGACGTAGCCGCCTTCATGCTCACGAATCCCAACACGCTCGGGCTGTTCGACCCGCGGATACTCGAGATCACTGAAGCGGTGCATGCTGTCGGAGCCTACGCCTACTGTGACGGCGCGAACCTCAACGCGATCATGGGGGTGACCCGACCGGGTGATCTCGGCTTCGACGCCCTGCACATCAACCTGCACAAGACGTTCTCAACGCCCCACGGGGGCGGAGGTCCGGGTGCGGGTCCGGTGTGCGTCAACGACCACCTCGCCCGCTTCCTTCCCGGGCCCCTTCCGGTCGCATTCCCCGACGGTACGTTCGGACTCGATTGGCCTGAGGAGTCCCTGGGCCGGGTGCGTTCGTTCTACGGCAACTTCGGAGTGCTCGTGCGAGCGTACACCTACATCCGCGCGATCGGTGCGTCAGGCGTTCGAGACGCCGCCGAGCAGGCCGTACTCTCCGCGAACTACCTCAAAGAGCGTCTGCGTGACGCGTTCGAGGTACCCTACGACCGCACATGCATGCACGAGTTCGTCCTGTCCGGTTCACGGCAGAAGAAGGCCAACGGGGTTCGCACCCTCGATATGGCCAAGCGTCTGCTTGACCACGGATTCCATCCGCCGACCGTCTACTTTCCCCTGCTTGTCGACGAGGCGATGATGATCGAACCGACGGAGACAGAACCGCTGAGTGCGCTCGATGCTTTCGCTGAGGCTCTTATCGCCATAGCTGGAGAGGCCGGCTCGGACCCTGACCTGGTGAAGGGCGCACCGTACACGACCCCGGTGAGACGCCTTGATGAGGCTCGCGCTGCGCGCACGCCCGATCTGCGCTGGAGGCCCCCGCAAGCGTGA
- the gcvPA gene encoding aminomethyl-transferring glycine dehydrogenase subunit GcvPA, translated as MRYIPITCAQREHMLATVGVTGIGELFADVPAQAVLQGLLDLPEPLSEVDLVRHVRGLANQNVPATELVSFAGAGMYDHHIPSVVDHILRRPEFFTAYTPYQPEVSQGTLQGIYEYQSMVCELTGMDVANASMYDGATAFVEAALMACRITRRSRVVVSGTVHPEWIETLETYAASGLLEVVGDECTGGLSDASSLASLVDDRTAAVLVASPNFVGNIEDLAAIGAVARAAGALFVVASNPIMLGVLEPPSTFGADIVVGEGQPLGSPMSLGGPGLGLFACRESHVRQMPGRLVGRTVDIDGNHAFVLTLSTREQHIRREKATSNICSNHALNALAAGAYLCAVGAEGLVGIARSCVAKAHYLRDALLSTGRFSAPWGTPFGYEFALAYEGDASEMHDEMLARGYLAGVVVEAPEGGDLVVFAVTEKRTRGEIDAFVKEVASL; from the coding sequence ATGCGCTACATCCCGATCACCTGTGCGCAGCGGGAGCATATGCTGGCCACGGTCGGAGTGACCGGGATCGGGGAGCTCTTCGCCGATGTGCCGGCGCAAGCGGTGCTTCAGGGGCTGCTTGATCTGCCCGAGCCCCTGTCCGAAGTCGATCTTGTCCGGCACGTGCGCGGTCTTGCGAACCAGAACGTGCCCGCGACCGAGTTGGTGTCGTTCGCCGGCGCCGGGATGTACGACCATCACATCCCCAGTGTGGTCGACCACATTCTCCGACGGCCTGAGTTCTTCACCGCCTACACGCCTTACCAGCCCGAAGTCAGTCAGGGCACGCTTCAAGGCATCTATGAGTACCAGTCCATGGTCTGCGAGCTGACCGGCATGGACGTGGCCAACGCCAGCATGTACGACGGAGCGACCGCTTTCGTCGAGGCAGCGCTCATGGCGTGTCGAATCACCCGGCGTTCACGTGTGGTGGTGTCGGGAACCGTGCATCCCGAGTGGATAGAGACCCTCGAGACCTACGCCGCTTCGGGGCTGCTGGAGGTAGTCGGCGACGAGTGCACCGGCGGTCTCAGCGATGCGTCGAGTCTCGCCTCGTTGGTCGATGACCGGACGGCCGCGGTACTGGTGGCCTCACCTAACTTCGTGGGCAACATCGAGGACCTGGCCGCTATCGGTGCGGTCGCCAGGGCCGCGGGGGCGCTCTTCGTGGTCGCGTCCAATCCGATCATGCTGGGTGTGCTTGAGCCCCCCTCGACCTTCGGCGCCGATATCGTGGTGGGCGAAGGTCAACCACTCGGAAGCCCCATGAGTCTCGGTGGTCCAGGGCTGGGCCTGTTCGCCTGCCGTGAGAGCCATGTTCGACAGATGCCGGGTCGGCTCGTCGGACGCACCGTCGATATCGACGGTAATCACGCATTCGTTCTGACGCTGTCCACCCGCGAGCAGCACATACGGCGCGAGAAGGCGACATCCAATATCTGCAGCAATCACGCGCTCAACGCGCTTGCGGCCGGGGCGTACCTGTGTGCCGTGGGGGCTGAAGGGTTGGTCGGTATTGCGCGTTCGTGCGTGGCCAAGGCGCACTACCTGCGCGATGCGCTGCTGTCCACCGGTCGGTTCTCGGCTCCGTGGGGTACTCCCTTCGGTTACGAGTTCGCCCTTGCCTACGAGGGCGACGCTTCTGAGATGCACGACGAGATGCTTGCTCGCGGGTATCTGGCGGGTGTCGTCGTGGAGGCGCCGGAGGGCGGGGACCTCGTGGTGTTCGCGGTCACCGAGAAGCGGACGCGTGGCGAGATCGACGCGTTCGTGAAGGAGGTGGCCTCGCTATGA